The following are encoded in a window of Rhizobium sp. 11515TR genomic DNA:
- the yacG gene encoding DNA gyrase inhibitor YacG has protein sequence MTKAEEIKVGSKVEPLRKTRPCPECGRPSVREHYPFCSDRCRSVDLSRWLNGSYAIPVTEDETKADGSDQD, from the coding sequence ATGACGAAAGCTGAAGAGATCAAGGTCGGTTCGAAGGTCGAGCCGCTGCGCAAGACGCGTCCCTGCCCGGAATGCGGCCGCCCTTCGGTACGTGAACATTATCCCTTTTGCTCGGATCGCTGCCGTTCCGTCGATCTCTCGCGGTGGCTCAACGGCTCCTACGCCATCCCCGTGACCGAGGACGAGACGAAGGCCGACGGCTCCGATCAGGACTGA
- a CDS encoding Maf-like protein — protein sequence MALKHKLILASGSPRRVELLHQSGIEPARLMPMDIDETPKKSEHPRSLARRLSAEKGDAAFAAIKSDAAWQGSYILSADTVVAVGRRILPKAEFVDEAAAALHLLSGRGHVVYTGICLITPDRKARQKVVETKVRFKRLSSRDIDMYLASGQWRGKAGAYGIQGLAGSFVQKLVGSYTNVVGLPLYETMLLLAGEGFDVHAGWQEG from the coding sequence ATGGCGTTGAAACACAAGCTGATACTGGCCTCCGGATCGCCGCGTCGCGTCGAGCTCCTGCATCAGTCAGGCATCGAGCCCGCGCGTCTCATGCCCATGGACATCGACGAGACGCCAAAGAAATCGGAGCATCCGCGCTCGCTGGCGCGCCGGCTTTCCGCGGAGAAGGGCGATGCCGCCTTTGCCGCCATCAAGAGCGATGCCGCCTGGCAGGGGAGCTATATCCTTTCGGCCGATACAGTCGTCGCCGTCGGGCGGCGCATCCTGCCGAAGGCGGAATTCGTCGATGAGGCAGCTGCCGCCCTGCATCTGCTCTCCGGCCGCGGCCATGTCGTCTATACCGGCATCTGCCTGATCACGCCGGACCGCAAGGCGCGCCAGAAGGTGGTGGAAACCAAGGTACGTTTCAAGCGGCTTTCGAGTCGCGATATCGACATGTATCTTGCCTCCGGCCAGTGGCGCGGCAAGGCGGGGGCCTATGGCATTCAGGGGCTTGCCGGCTCCTTCGTGCAGAAGCTCGTCGGTTCCTACACCAATGTCGTCGGATTGCCGCTTTATGAAACCATGCTGCTGCTGGCAGGCGAGGGCTTCGATGTCCATGCCGGATGGCAGGAAGGATAG
- the infA gene encoding translation initiation factor IF-1, translating to MPKEEVLEFPGVVTELLPNATFRVKLENEHEIIAHTAGRMRKNRIRVLAGDKVLVEMTPYDLTKGRITYRFK from the coding sequence ATGCCGAAAGAAGAAGTCCTCGAATTTCCCGGTGTCGTCACCGAACTCCTGCCGAACGCGACCTTTCGCGTGAAGCTGGAAAACGAGCACGAGATCATCGCGCACACCGCGGGCCGCATGCGCAAGAACCGCATCCGCGTTCTGGCGGGCGACAAGGTGCTGGTGGAAATGACCCCTTACGACCTGACCAAGGGCCGCATCACCTATCGTTTCAAGTAA
- a CDS encoding arsenate-mycothiol transferase ArsC — translation MDEPQAIEQNARSPRGKSPGAILFMCGLNTIRSPMAEAIARQMLPQGTYIASAGVRAGERNPFVDVVLSEMGLSLGRRQPQTLEELEDDFFDVIITLSPEAHHAALELTRANAIDVIYWPTMDPSATDGTRDQVLDAYRGVRDYLLGLIESRLVEHRGSL, via the coding sequence ATGGACGAGCCGCAGGCGATTGAGCAGAATGCCAGGTCGCCCCGGGGCAAATCCCCCGGCGCCATCCTCTTCATGTGCGGCCTGAATACCATTCGTTCGCCCATGGCCGAAGCGATCGCTCGGCAGATGCTGCCGCAGGGCACGTATATCGCCTCGGCCGGCGTGCGTGCCGGCGAGCGCAATCCCTTCGTCGACGTCGTGCTTTCGGAGATGGGGCTCTCGCTCGGCCGGCGGCAGCCGCAGACCTTGGAGGAGCTGGAAGACGATTTCTTCGATGTCATCATCACGCTCTCTCCCGAAGCGCATCACGCCGCGCTGGAATTGACGCGGGCCAATGCGATTGACGTCATCTATTGGCCAACGATGGACCCTTCCGCGACGGATGGAACACGCGATCAGGTTCTGGATGCCTATCGCGGAGTGAGGGACTATCTTCTCGGCCTGATCGAGAGCAGGCTTGTGGAACATCGTGGCTCGCTTTAG
- a CDS encoding UPF0262 family protein yields MAKGVFRLSDVVLDDTIGRSTPDVEHERAVAIFDLIEENSFAPVGHEGGPYLLNLSLVEQKLVFDIRMEDGGVVATHILSLTPFRRIVKDYFMICESYYEAIRSATPSRIEAIDMGRRGIHNEGSQTLMDRLNGKISVDFDTARRLFTLVCVLYWRG; encoded by the coding sequence ATGGCCAAGGGCGTCTTCCGGCTGAGCGATGTGGTCCTGGACGACACAATCGGCCGCTCGACGCCCGATGTCGAGCACGAGCGCGCCGTCGCCATTTTCGACCTGATCGAGGAAAACAGCTTCGCGCCCGTCGGGCATGAGGGCGGGCCTTATCTGCTCAATCTTTCGCTGGTCGAGCAGAAGCTGGTCTTCGACATCCGCATGGAAGATGGCGGCGTTGTCGCCACCCATATCCTGTCGCTGACCCCGTTTCGCCGGATCGTGAAGGACTATTTCATGATCTGCGAGAGCTATTACGAGGCGATCCGCTCGGCCACGCCAAGCCGCATCGAAGCGATCGACATGGGCCGGCGCGGTATTCATAATGAAGGCTCGCAGACGCTGATGGACCGGCTGAACGGCAAGATCAGCGTGGATTTCGACACGGCGCGGCGGCTGTTCACGCTCGTCTGCGTGCTCTACTGGCGCGGGTGA
- the hisD gene encoding histidinol dehydrogenase yields the protein MAIWLDQASEGFEQQFAAFLTTKREVSEDVNTVVRGIIDDVRARGDAALAGYSKKFDGVDFAVTPMRVSEAEIDAAIAAVPAEVLGALKVAATRIESHHRRQLPKDDIYEDDLGVGLGSRWTAIEAVGLYVPGGTASYPSSVLMNAVPAKVAGVDRIVIAVPATGGAVNPAVLAAARMAGVEEIYRIGGAQAIAALAYGTETIKPVYKITGPGNAYVAAAKRQVFGTVGIDMIAGPSEVLVIADKNNDPDWIAADLLAQAEHDESAQSILITDDAEFGRAVEAAVERQLKRLSRSQTAAASWRDFGAVILVSDLKQAIPLANRIAAEHLELAVDDPEPLLAGIRNAGAIFVGRHTPEVIGDYVGGSNHVLPTARSARFSSGLSVLDFVKRTSILRLGAEQLRALGPAAIALANSEGLDAHARSVAIRLNLEG from the coding sequence TTGGCTATCTGGCTGGATCAGGCGTCGGAAGGGTTCGAGCAGCAGTTCGCCGCATTCCTGACGACCAAGCGGGAAGTGTCCGAGGATGTGAATACCGTGGTGCGCGGTATCATCGACGATGTGCGGGCGCGGGGCGACGCGGCCCTGGCGGGTTATTCGAAAAAGTTCGACGGCGTCGATTTTGCCGTAACACCGATGCGCGTCAGCGAAGCGGAGATCGATGCGGCGATCGCGGCTGTTCCGGCCGAGGTCCTCGGTGCGCTGAAGGTCGCCGCCACCCGCATCGAATCGCATCACCGCCGGCAGCTGCCGAAGGACGATATCTATGAGGACGATCTCGGTGTCGGCTTGGGATCGCGCTGGACGGCAATCGAGGCCGTCGGCCTCTATGTGCCCGGCGGCACGGCGAGCTATCCGAGCTCGGTGCTGATGAATGCCGTGCCGGCCAAGGTCGCCGGCGTCGACCGCATCGTCATCGCCGTGCCGGCTACGGGCGGCGCCGTCAATCCTGCCGTGCTTGCCGCCGCGCGCATGGCCGGCGTCGAGGAGATCTACCGCATTGGCGGCGCGCAGGCGATCGCGGCCCTTGCCTATGGCACGGAGACGATCAAGCCGGTTTACAAGATCACCGGCCCTGGCAATGCCTATGTAGCTGCCGCCAAGCGCCAGGTGTTCGGTACTGTCGGCATCGACATGATCGCCGGCCCCTCGGAAGTGCTTGTTATCGCCGACAAGAATAACGATCCGGACTGGATCGCCGCCGATCTGCTGGCGCAGGCTGAGCACGATGAAAGCGCGCAATCGATCCTCATTACCGACGATGCCGAATTCGGCAGAGCCGTGGAAGCGGCGGTCGAGCGGCAGCTGAAACGGCTCAGCCGCTCGCAGACGGCGGCGGCGAGCTGGCGGGATTTCGGCGCGGTCATCCTGGTCTCCGATCTGAAACAGGCGATACCGCTTGCCAACCGTATCGCTGCCGAACATCTGGAACTTGCCGTCGATGATCCCGAGCCGCTTTTGGCCGGTATTCGCAATGCCGGCGCGATCTTCGTCGGTCGTCATACGCCCGAAGTGATTGGCGACTATGTCGGCGGCTCGAACCATGTGCTGCCGACGGCCCGCTCCGCGCGCTTCTCATCTGGACTTTCCGTGCTGGATTTCGTCAAGCGCACCTCTATTCTCCGGCTTGGGGCGGAGCAGCTTCGCGCGCTCGGGCCGGCGGCGATCGCGCTTGCCAATTCCGAGGGGCTGGATGCCCATGCGCGGTCGGTCGCGATCCGCCTCAATCTTGAGGGGTAA
- a CDS encoding DUF2948 family protein gives MSDLKLMALDTGDLDVISAYMQDSVFKVGDMSFAPKQEQFSLAANRFVWEQSDQRSKPYERHRSALVFKRVQAVRSSGFDRRNRDEVLSLLAIRFEQKGEGPDGTIELALAANATIALDVECIEAQLADIGGAWETAHKPRHPDAGE, from the coding sequence ATGAGCGATCTCAAGCTAATGGCACTCGACACCGGAGACCTGGATGTCATCTCTGCCTATATGCAGGATAGCGTCTTCAAGGTCGGCGACATGTCCTTTGCGCCGAAGCAGGAGCAGTTTTCGCTCGCGGCCAATCGTTTCGTCTGGGAGCAGTCGGATCAGCGCAGCAAGCCTTATGAACGCCATCGTTCGGCACTGGTGTTCAAGCGCGTGCAGGCCGTGCGTTCCAGCGGCTTCGACCGGCGCAACCGTGACGAAGTGCTGTCGCTGCTCGCCATCCGCTTCGAGCAGAAGGGCGAGGGGCCCGACGGCACGATCGAGCTTGCCCTTGCCGCCAACGCCACGATCGCGCTCGATGTCGAATGCATCGAGGCCCAGCTTGCGGATATCGGTGGCGCATGGGAGACGGCCCATAAGCCTCGACATCCCGACGCGGGCGAATAG
- the murA gene encoding UDP-N-acetylglucosamine 1-carboxyvinyltransferase: MDRIRIVGGNELNGIIPISGAKNAALPLMIASLLTSDTLTLENVPHLADVELLMRILGNHGVDVAVNGRRERQEDGYSRTIHFTCRTIVDTTAPYELVAKMRASFWVIGPLLAREGQARVSLPGGCAIGTRPVDLFIEGLQALGATMEIDGGYINATAPKGGLIGARYDFPKVSVGATHVLMMAATLARGTTIIGNAAREPEIVDLANCLIAMGAKISGAGTSTITIEGVTSLSGARHRVLPDRIETGTYAMAVAMAGGDVTLENTDVALLDTALESLRRAGATVSPTNNGIRVMRNGGGIQPVDVVTDPFPGFPTDLQAQFMALMTRSSGVSNITETIFENRFMHVQELARLGAKISLSGQTARVEGVQKLKGAPVMATDLRASVSLVIAGLAAEGETLVSRIYHLDRGFERLEDKLTRCGAVVERISD; encoded by the coding sequence ATGGATCGTATCAGGATTGTCGGCGGCAATGAGCTCAACGGTATCATTCCGATCTCCGGCGCCAAGAATGCCGCCCTGCCGCTGATGATCGCCTCGCTGCTGACAAGCGATACACTGACGCTCGAAAACGTGCCGCATCTGGCCGATGTCGAGCTCCTGATGCGCATTCTCGGCAATCACGGCGTCGATGTCGCCGTCAACGGCCGGCGCGAGCGCCAGGAAGACGGCTATTCCCGCACCATCCATTTCACCTGCCGCACCATCGTCGATACGACAGCACCTTATGAGCTGGTCGCCAAGATGCGCGCGAGCTTCTGGGTCATCGGGCCGCTGCTCGCCCGCGAGGGCCAGGCGCGCGTGTCGCTGCCCGGCGGCTGCGCCATCGGCACGCGCCCGGTCGATCTCTTCATTGAGGGCTTGCAGGCGCTCGGCGCCACTATGGAAATCGATGGCGGCTATATCAACGCCACCGCGCCGAAGGGCGGCCTCATCGGAGCGCGTTATGACTTTCCGAAGGTTTCCGTCGGCGCGACGCATGTGCTGATGATGGCCGCCACGCTTGCCCGCGGCACCACGATCATCGGCAATGCCGCCCGCGAGCCCGAAATCGTCGATCTCGCCAACTGCCTGATCGCCATGGGCGCCAAGATTTCCGGCGCCGGCACCAGCACGATCACCATCGAAGGCGTCACCTCGCTCTCCGGCGCCCGTCACCGCGTGCTGCCCGACCGGATCGAGACCGGCACCTATGCCATGGCGGTCGCCATGGCCGGCGGCGATGTCACTCTTGAGAATACCGATGTCGCCCTGCTCGACACCGCGCTCGAAAGCCTGCGCCGCGCCGGTGCCACGGTTTCGCCGACCAATAACGGCATCCGCGTCATGCGCAATGGCGGCGGCATCCAGCCGGTCGACGTCGTGACCGATCCGTTCCCCGGCTTCCCGACCGACCTGCAGGCGCAGTTCATGGCGCTGATGACGCGCTCGTCGGGCGTCTCGAACATCACCGAGACTATCTTCGAAAACCGCTTCATGCATGTGCAGGAGCTCGCCCGCCTCGGCGCCAAGATCTCGCTTTCCGGTCAGACCGCCCGCGTCGAAGGCGTGCAGAAGCTGAAGGGCGCGCCGGTTATGGCGACCGACCTTCGCGCTTCCGTCTCGCTCGTCATTGCCGGCCTTGCCGCCGAAGGCGAGACGCTGGTGTCGCGCATCTATCACCTCGACCGCGGTTTCGAGCGACTGGAAGACAAGCTGACGCGCTGCGGCGCCGTCGTCGAGCGCATCAGCGACTAA
- a CDS encoding D-alanine--D-alanine ligase family protein, with amino-acid sequence MSKLRVAVLFGGQSSEHEVSVMSARNVVKAIDGGRYEIVPILIDRGGRWLLVEEKGGALPEPIAYEGRQVCLVPGGKGRLLALEGTSARELPAVDVLFPVLHGLNGEDGSIQGLAQIVGLPLVGCGILGSANAIDKDMAKRLLREAGLPVARSLTLTRGEKPDFDEIAATLGSPIFVKPTRQGSSVGVSKAQDAAAFETALAEAFRHDRRVLVEEFVRAREIEYAVLEQPDGTLFVSVPGEIATSATYELYSYEAKYLDQNGAVVTVPADIPAEAAKALKRMAADGFRALGCEGLARVDFFLRPDGSAVINEINTMPGFTNISMYPKAMGASGISYPELISRLIEHGLARARQG; translated from the coding sequence ATGTCGAAACTACGCGTCGCCGTTCTGTTTGGCGGTCAGTCCAGCGAGCATGAGGTTTCCGTCATGTCGGCCCGCAATGTCGTCAAGGCGATCGATGGCGGCAGATATGAGATCGTGCCGATCCTGATCGATCGCGGCGGGCGCTGGCTGCTGGTGGAGGAAAAGGGCGGCGCGCTGCCGGAGCCGATTGCCTATGAGGGCCGGCAAGTCTGCCTGGTTCCGGGCGGCAAGGGCCGGCTGCTGGCGCTGGAAGGAACTAGTGCGCGTGAGTTGCCTGCGGTCGATGTGCTGTTTCCGGTGCTGCATGGGCTGAACGGCGAGGATGGCTCCATTCAGGGCCTGGCCCAGATCGTCGGCCTGCCCCTCGTCGGCTGCGGCATTCTGGGCTCGGCCAATGCGATCGACAAGGATATGGCAAAGCGCCTGCTGCGTGAGGCCGGCCTGCCGGTGGCGCGTTCCCTAACGCTGACGCGCGGCGAAAAGCCCGATTTCGATGAGATCGCCGCCACCCTCGGCTCGCCCATCTTCGTCAAACCCACGCGCCAGGGCTCGTCGGTCGGGGTCAGCAAGGCGCAGGATGCTGCAGCGTTCGAGACAGCGCTTGCCGAGGCCTTCCGGCATGACCGCAGGGTGCTGGTGGAAGAATTCGTGCGCGCCCGCGAGATCGAATATGCCGTGCTGGAGCAGCCGGATGGCACGCTCTTCGTCTCCGTGCCGGGCGAGATCGCGACATCGGCAACGTACGAGCTTTACTCCTACGAGGCGAAATATCTCGATCAGAACGGCGCAGTCGTCACCGTGCCGGCGGATATTCCGGCCGAGGCCGCAAAGGCGCTGAAGCGCATGGCAGCGGACGGTTTTCGCGCGCTCGGATGCGAAGGGCTGGCGCGCGTCGATTTCTTTCTGCGGCCGGATGGCAGCGCCGTCATCAACGAGATCAACACCATGCCCGGCTTCACAAATATCAGCATGTATCCCAAGGCCATGGGTGCCTCGGGCATTTCCTATCCCGAACTCATCAGCCGGCTGATCGAGCACGGGCTGGCGCGGGCGCGGCAGGGGTAA
- a CDS encoding AraC family transcriptional regulator has protein sequence MQLRELISRHAVVQKQMTEVQGLTLYRVDQPTLPTDAVYSPRICMVLQGRKTIRLGERVFSVDSSQYFIATVNLPVSARIEQADPASPHLALSFELEREEIAKLLAEAPVAHAADPRDHTGIAVSQQAPEIVSAALRLVSCLDAPDDIEMMAKLAKLELYYRLLRGELGPMLRQLATHGTNLAQIGRVTDWIKGHFAEAMSIGKLADIAGMSPTSLHRHFKAVTLMTPLQYRALIRLQEARRRLLLREGNAREIGFEVGYDSQTQFTREYRKLFGRPPAMDAAFLSGR, from the coding sequence ATGCAGCTGCGAGAGCTGATCAGCCGCCACGCTGTCGTTCAGAAGCAGATGACGGAGGTGCAGGGGCTGACGCTTTATAGGGTCGATCAGCCGACGCTGCCGACGGACGCCGTCTACAGCCCGAGGATCTGCATGGTATTGCAGGGAAGGAAGACGATCCGGCTCGGGGAGCGCGTTTTCAGTGTCGATTCCTCGCAATATTTCATCGCGACGGTCAATCTGCCGGTGTCTGCGCGGATTGAACAGGCCGATCCTGCCAGCCCGCACCTGGCGCTCTCCTTCGAACTGGAGAGGGAGGAAATCGCAAAGCTTCTTGCGGAGGCTCCGGTTGCCCACGCGGCGGATCCTCGCGATCACACCGGAATTGCGGTGTCGCAGCAGGCGCCGGAGATTGTGAGCGCCGCATTGCGCCTTGTCTCCTGCCTGGATGCGCCTGACGATATCGAGATGATGGCAAAGCTTGCCAAGCTTGAACTTTACTACCGACTGCTGCGCGGCGAGCTCGGGCCGATGCTACGGCAGCTTGCCACGCACGGAACGAATCTGGCGCAGATTGGCCGCGTCACCGACTGGATCAAGGGCCATTTCGCGGAAGCCATGAGCATCGGCAAGCTGGCTGATATAGCGGGAATGAGCCCCACATCCCTGCATCGGCATTTCAAGGCCGTGACATTGATGACGCCATTGCAATATCGGGCACTCATCCGGCTGCAGGAGGCGCGTCGAAGGCTGCTTCTTCGCGAGGGCAATGCAAGAGAGATCGGATTTGAGGTCGGCTATGACAGCCAGACGCAGTTTACGCGCGAATACCGCAAATTGTTCGGCCGGCCACCGGCAATGGACGCAGCCTTTCTCAGCGGCAGGTGA
- a CDS encoding oxidoreductase gives MSDTPIWFITGSSAGLGFELAKSVLERGWRAVLTARQPEQLEALVAKHQGRALALRLDVTDISTIRTAVADAITAFGRIDVLVNNAGYGYLAAIEEGDDEGIRKQFETNLFGLINVTKEVLPGMRARRKGHIVNISSLGGLVAFAATGYYHATKFAVEAISESLSYEVAPLGLKVTIVEPGAFRTNWAGSSMVESPIQIEDYDDTAGKRRQSTKASSGNQPGDPARAAAAIIKAVEAEVPPLRLLLGAPALDIAYKRLEALKANFDAWKDVTLSADFPDFRKN, from the coding sequence ATGAGCGACACACCCATTTGGTTTATCACCGGATCATCTGCAGGCCTGGGTTTTGAGCTTGCAAAATCCGTACTCGAGCGGGGCTGGCGAGCCGTTCTGACGGCAAGGCAGCCTGAGCAGCTGGAGGCTCTGGTCGCCAAGCACCAAGGGCGCGCCCTGGCGCTCCGCCTCGACGTCACCGACATCTCCACGATCCGCACGGCAGTGGCCGATGCCATCACTGCCTTTGGCAGGATCGACGTGCTCGTCAACAATGCCGGCTATGGTTATCTCGCAGCCATCGAGGAAGGCGACGATGAAGGCATACGCAAACAGTTCGAAACGAATCTGTTCGGTCTCATCAATGTCACCAAGGAAGTATTGCCCGGCATGCGCGCCCGCAGAAAGGGCCATATCGTCAATATCTCGTCCTTGGGCGGCCTCGTCGCATTCGCCGCGACAGGCTATTATCACGCGACGAAATTTGCCGTGGAAGCGATCTCGGAATCTCTCTCATACGAGGTTGCACCACTCGGCTTGAAGGTGACGATCGTCGAGCCCGGGGCGTTTCGCACCAATTGGGCCGGAAGCTCGATGGTCGAATCTCCGATCCAGATCGAGGACTATGACGACACCGCCGGAAAACGCCGCCAATCCACGAAAGCTTCCTCCGGCAATCAGCCCGGCGATCCCGCACGTGCCGCAGCCGCCATCATAAAGGCGGTCGAAGCCGAGGTGCCACCGCTTCGATTGCTGCTGGGCGCTCCGGCCCTCGATATCGCCTACAAGCGCCTCGAGGCGCTGAAAGCGAACTTCGATGCCTGGAAAGATGTTACGCTGAGCGCCGACTTTCCTGATTTCCGGAAGAACTGA